CTACGGCTTCAACTTCGCCAAGGCCTTCGGCTCGGTGGGCAACTTCGCCGGCAACGGCGTCCGCGTCTGGTGGGGCCATCAGCATTTCACCCCCTCGCTCGTCCAGAAGCCCGCCCAGGAGCAGTACCCCTTCTTCATGAAGCCCGACGAGAAAATCACGAAGAAGGCCATCATGGACTTCCTCAAGTCCGACAACTACTACGGCACGACCTACGAGAACGCCAGGCCCGCCGTGAGGGACGTGGCCCGTCCCATCGCCGTCAGGACCAACATCGAATCGCACATCGTCGAAATGGGCCAGGACGACGAGACGCCCGGCGCCATCGGCAACGTCCTCTGGCTCGCCATGGGCAACGTCCACGACAGCGTCTATCTCCCCTTCTGCTCCGGCATCACCGAGATCCCCGAGGCCTACGGCAAGGGGACCGACGTCCGCGACGAAGAGTCGGCCTTCTGGGCCTTCTACGGACCGGCCAAGGATGCCCAGGGAAGCGACGACGCCTACGGGACCAAGCTGGAGAGGGCCCTCCAGGCCTACTGGAACCCCTACCAGGAGGCCCTCCTGGAGGCCCATGACGACTTCATCGCCTCGGCGAAGCGCAAATGGAGCGCCATCGGCACCGCCGACGCCGCCTCGGACCTCACGGCCTACCTGAACGACCAGGCCCGGGTCTTCTCCGAAAAGGCCCTGGCCAAGTCCCAGGAGTTCGCCGTCGAAATCGCGGCGATCGTCGACGTCGTCTCCGACGACCCGACGGTCTCCGACGACTTCGCGCCCCTCTTCGACGAGGCCGACGCCCCCAAGGCCGAAGACGTGGCGGGCTACGTCACCGCTTCGGGCTCCTCGTCGGGCGGATGCAGCGCCGGGGCCTTCGCTCCCGCGGCCCTGCTGCTGCTGGCACCTCTCGCCTTTCTCCGCCGCAGGAGCTGAGCCACGGCGCGACGGCGAAGGAGGCGGCGCCTGGGGCGCCGCCTCCTTATCTTTGCGTTTCTGCCGCGGGAATCGGGTCGGCTCAGACGATCCGGAAGGGAACGACGGCCGTGGGGTCGATGACGCGGAAGGTGAAGGACTCGGAGAGGAAGAAGCGGACCTTGCCGTTGCTGGCCTCTTCGAAGCCGATGGAGTAGTCCTGGCCGACGACGAGCTCGAAGTCGCCGCCGCGGAGGGAGACGACGAGAGCGCCGTCGAAATGGGGCGCCAAGATGACTTCGTCGACGAGGGATTCGACGCGCTTGCGCAGGGGATAGCCCTCGGAGCGGGTCTGAAGGACGTCCCAGAGGGCGGGACCGGCCACGAGGGCGTAGGGCCCCTCGACGGCACCGGCCTGGAGACGGCGCACGGCCTGGGCCAGTCCGGCCAGGATGGTCGCCCCCGTCTCGCAGGAAAGATCCAGGGCCTGATCGGCGCCGGCCTCGACGAGGCCGACGACGCAACCCCTTTCGAAGCCTTCGAAGACGGCCTTCTCCTCGAAACGGGCCATTTTCACGGCCGCCTCGACGACGGGGGCCAGATCGGGATCCTTGGCCCCACGCTCGATGTTGTCCAGCTCCCAGCGATCGAGCTCGAAGGAGACGCGGGCCTCGACGAGGGGCTGAACGGCGTGCACGCCGAAGCAGACGTCGCCCTCGCAGCGATTTTCGGGCATGTTCAATCTTCCCAGGGGAACGGCGGCGTAGTCCCAGCCCTTGGGACCGGCCACGTCGACGAAGCGCCGCGCCGAAAGATGGGCCTTGAGGGCCCGGCGTGCCTGCTCGTCGATCTCCTCCCAGGCGCTTGCCGTGATGGGGGCCAGAGAACGCTTGAGAATGTCCATGGAATCGATGCCTCCTTTCTCCAGAAAAACCTAGCGGCCCAGCCTGCCGATGCCCAGGCTTCGGGTTCCCGCAGAGCTGGCCGGAGCTTCGTCTCCGGTGGCACTCTCTTCGATCTCGGTGATGGGAGCCTCGGTGAAGAGATACGTCCGGAGAGCCTCGTCAACCTCGGGCATCGTCCGGCGAAGCCATTCGAGCACCATAGCGGCGTGCTCGATCTCTTCGTCGCGGTTGTGCTTCAGGATGGCCTTGATGGCCTCGTCCTGGCTCGCCGTCAGCCGCTGATGGTACCAATCGACGGCCTCGATCTCCTCCTTGAGGCTGTTCAGAGCCCTGACGATGTCGCGCGCCTCGGAAGTCAGTTCCGCCACAGGTTCGTGATACATCCCTTTCGGACCTCCTTTCGGATCGGCCTGGCCGATCGTTCCCGTCCCCTATCATAGAGCAGAGAGGGCGTGAAGGCAAAAGGCAGGGGCCGAGAGACCCTACTTCCACTTGCGGGCCAGTTCGGCAAGCAGTCCCTCGTCGCGGAGGGCCTGCAGGGCCTCGTTGACGGCGTCGAGCCTGTCGCAGGCCTCCCTGGGCAGGGCCAGGGCCTTTTCGGCCCCGATCAGCTTGAGGGTGAAGGCGAGACGGAAGGAACCTCGGTGGAGGGCGCCGGCGGCGTAGCTCGCGGCGACGGGCTCATCGACGAAGACGGCATCGACCTCCCCCGCCGCCAGGG
The DNA window shown above is from Aminithiophilus ramosus and carries:
- a CDS encoding C69 family dipeptidase — its product is MKRRSPITALARLLLALVLAFSLSAETLACTSVFVGKEASATGKVLIARNEDYRSGWAKHFIVNEAVDVASGDVQTLWSGMELGYPEGMTKTLKYFSVPDWVYLEDDEYVPMDEVGINEAGVAVSATETQGQNDTVRTLGINPLDGLIEESQIPSIILPRARTAREGVTIFGAAIETFGAEESGGFAIADKDEVWYIEYSGRLWAAARVPDDRYIIVPNENVLSNFNPADGENFLGAADVLPLARENALLPEAEMTDAYVAAYGFNFAKAFGSVGNFAGNGVRVWWGHQHFTPSLVQKPAQEQYPFFMKPDEKITKKAIMDFLKSDNYYGTTYENARPAVRDVARPIAVRTNIESHIVEMGQDDETPGAIGNVLWLAMGNVHDSVYLPFCSGITEIPEAYGKGTDVRDEESAFWAFYGPAKDAQGSDDAYGTKLERALQAYWNPYQEALLEAHDDFIASAKRKWSAIGTADAASDLTAYLNDQARVFSEKALAKSQEFAVEIAAIVDVVSDDPTVSDDFAPLFDEADAPKAEDVAGYVTASGSSSGGCSAGAFAPAALLLLAPLAFLRRRS
- a CDS encoding family 1 encapsulin nanocompartment shell protein; translation: MDILKRSLAPITASAWEEIDEQARRALKAHLSARRFVDVAGPKGWDYAAVPLGRLNMPENRCEGDVCFGVHAVQPLVEARVSFELDRWELDNIERGAKDPDLAPVVEAAVKMARFEEKAVFEGFERGCVVGLVEAGADQALDLSCETGATILAGLAQAVRRLQAGAVEGPYALVAGPALWDVLQTRSEGYPLRKRVESLVDEVILAPHFDGALVVSLRGGDFELVVGQDYSIGFEEASNGKVRFFLSESFTFRVIDPTAVVPFRIV
- a CDS encoding ferritin-like domain-containing protein; the encoded protein is MYHEPVAELTSEARDIVRALNSLKEEIEAVDWYHQRLTASQDEAIKAILKHNRDEEIEHAAMVLEWLRRTMPEVDEALRTYLFTEAPITEIEESATGDEAPASSAGTRSLGIGRLGR